Proteins encoded within one genomic window of Triticum aestivum cultivar Chinese Spring chromosome 2D, IWGSC CS RefSeq v2.1, whole genome shotgun sequence:
- the LOC606330 gene encoding calreticulin isoform X1, whose product MAIRRGSSCAVLALLALASVAAVSADVFFQEKFEDGWESRWVKSEWKKDENMAGEWNHTSGKWHGDAEDKGIQTSEDYRFYAISAEYPEFSNKDKTLVLQFTVKHEQKLDCGGGYVKLLGGDVDQKKFGGDTPYSIMFGPDICGYSTKKVHTILTKDGKNHLIKKDVPCETDQLSHVYTLIIRPDATYSILIDNEEKQTGSIYEHWDILPPKEIKDPEAKKPEDWDDKEYIPDPEDVKPEGYDDIPKEVTDPDAKKPEDWDDEEDGEWTAPTIPNPEYKGPWKQKKIKNPNYQGKWKAPMIANPDFKDDPYIYAFDSLKYIGIELWQVKSGTLFDNILITDDAALAKTFAEETWAKHKEAEKAAFDAAEKKKEEEDASKAGEDDDDLDDEEADDEDKDDKAGSDAESDDEKHDEL is encoded by the exons ATGGCGATCCGCCGTGGGTCCTCCTGCGCCGTCCTCGCCCTGCTCGCgctcgcctccgtcgccgccgtcaGCGCCGACGTCTTCTTCCAGGAGAAGTTCGAAG ATGGTTGGGAAAGCCGGTGGGTCAAGTCTGAGTGGAAGAAGGATGAGAACATGGCTGGTGAATGGAACCACACATCTGGAAAATGGCACGGAGATGCCGAGGACAAAG GTATCCAAACCTCAGAGGACTACAGGTTCTACGCCATCTCGGCGGAGTACCCTGAGTTCAGCAACAAGGACAAGACACTCGTGCTGCAGTTCACGGTGAAGCATGAGCAGAAGCTTGACTGCGGTGGTGGTTACGTCAAGTTGCTTGGAGGTGATGTTGACCAGAAGAAATTCGGTGGTGACACACCCTACAG CATTATGTTTGGACCAGATATCTGTGGGTACAGCACCAAGAAGGTTCACACTATCCTTACCAAGGATGGCAAGAACCATTTGATCAAGAAGGACGTGCCTTGCGAGACTGATCAGCTGTCGCATGTGTACACTTTGATCATCCGCCCTGATGCCACATACAGCATTCTCATTGACAACGAAGAGAAGCAAACTGGAAGCATCTACGAGCACTGGGATATTCTTCCTCCCAAGGAAATCAAGGACCCAGAAGCTAAGAAG CCAGAGGACTGGGATGACAAGGAGTACATTCCCGATCCTGAGGACGTCAAGCCAGAG GGCTACGATGACATTCCCAAGGAAGTCACCGATCCTGATGCTAAGAAG CCTGAGGATTGGGATGATGAGGAAGATGGTGAATGGACTGCCCCAACCATCCCCAACCCAGAGTACAAGGGCCCATGGAAGCAAAAG AAAATCAAGAACCCTAACTACCAGGGCAAATGGAAGGCACCTATGATTGCCAACCCAG ACTTCAAGGATGATCCTTACATCTATGCTTTCGACAGCCTGAAGTACATCGGAATTGAGCTGTGGCAG GTTAAGTCAGGAACTTTGTTTGACAACATTCTCATCACTGACGATGCTGCTTTGGCTAAGACATTTGCTGAAGAGACCTGGGCCAAGCATAAGGAA GCTGAGAAGGCTGCTTTCGACGCTGCtgaaaagaagaaggaagaggag